The window tgcCTCATCCTTAGGCACTTCGACGCCGTCTCGCGACGATCTCCTGCGCAAGGAGCTGGAGATCAAGCAGTTGATGCGAAAGATTCAATTGATGGAAGAGCGTAAGTCGAAACAGCAGAATGCAACGCCATCGCCTTCGGTGTCCCCGGTCCCATCGCGCTTCCTCACGACTGCAGTCAGCTCTCAGTCTCACATGGCGGCCTTCAGTTCATGTGCGGTGCCGGACGCGTTTGGCAAGAATTCAGCGGCATCCGCTCAAGACGCGAGAGCATCGACCATGGCAAAGCCGCCGCCTGAAAACGGCACGCAAACAAAGGCACACAATGCTCAgaatggcagcagcagtggtGTCAGGCTTGACCCGGCGTTGCAAAAGCAGAGGGAGACTCTTCTCGCGCTGCTGgccagcaagcgcaaaagTACAATGGCAGGGCCGATAGAGTCGATCGAATCCGATCCATCCGACAGCATCGGGGGAGTCGAAAGTGAGGATGACAGAGAAATAGCGGCAGAGCCAAAACAGTCGAGCACCACATCATATGATGGCATCTTGACAGAGGGAACCACGACAGGGCAGATGGAAGAAGCGAAGGAGGTGAGTAGAATTTGTCTTGTTTTGCAGCGAAATCCGTTCGAATCCACTGACGGACGAATTGTGTTGCTCACTCTCCACTCGGCTGCCAGGTCTCACCCGAATCATCGGTAGGATCGCGCTATCGACCGCTGGTGCCGAGCCTGTTCCAAAGCGTAGGTTTACAGCGAACTTGCCGAGTCATCACAGAGTGCTCACATGCTTATTGCCTCTTCTTTGCCCCGGCGTTCTTCCGTTCTGACCACCTTGTGCCCGCATCTTGTGCATGTTTGCGCTGCGAGCTGAACAGATAGCGTCAAGGGTGCGATCTTATCTCCCACCGTCGCTTGGATTTGCGTTGGCATCCAAAGTTTCGAGCGAGGGCGAAAGGACATCGGTCAAATGGTGTCCTCGCGAAGCGGATGGTGGCGAGTGTAGCGAtgcagcttgctcgcaACGACACGTACGAGGTGAGTACGGCCAGGGTTTTTAAGGGATACGGCTCACAAGGTACGTTCTCTGATCCAAAACACCTTTTGACGGCGGTTGCAGAGTTCGACCAATGACATAAGACGAAATGATTCGTACGATGAGCGTCAGTAAGAACGACTTGCTCGCGACCATGTGCGTCGAGAAGGTAGGTGTTCTAGGTCAGATCAACAGAATGAGGATGTCACACGCTTTCGGCCAGATCGTGGATGCTTGCACGACAAccgaatcacagaatcgatttattcatgattgtgaAGCACACTTAATTGCTTCGCGATCCCTGCCAACGTGATGCTAACACTCGGGCGAAGGACATGATGATTCGCACGAGCACAGCCAGCCACCAAAGTCGTAAGCACACGGTGAGCAGTCGCGCACCCAGACCTCGTTGGCTCTGCAAGCGTCGCGGAAAGCCGACGAAAAGTCGACGACGGGCGATGTGCAGACCGTGTTGCAATGCCAAGCCATTTGATCCTGGACAAGACGTGTTACGATGCAGCTTGGTGTGTATGAACAGCACATGCGATGGGAGACGTGatgatcgtgaatgccagTGCAGACGGGAGAAGCATGGCAGTTGAATCGAAGTAGTTACGCCAAGTAGGAATAGGTATCCTTGCTACCTTCGAGTCTCTCGAGGTACTCTTTATCGATCAATTGATCGATAGCCTTTTTGATATCAGAGACCCTCGGGTTGAATCTACCACTGACCTGTGCGACAGTTTCCTGGATAAGCGCCTGGTGCTTCAACTGCTTCCTGCTCTTCATGACCCTGACAATGGTTGCCTGCAGCAACAACCTTCGATCCTCAtcgatcgtcttgagcaCATCATTTGATTCTGCCTTCTGCTCGGCCTTTACGGGCAAGTTGAGATTTACGCGCAACTTCTTCGACTTGAAGTTGGCGTTCAACTCGTACGCCTCCGGGTCCGACGATGAAGTCACCAACACTTTGGCTTTCGACAACATGCCCAGCACCGGCTTAATTGTGGCATCGTTCAAGCCAGTCGCTTGCTGCAATTGCGTCTTGGTCAATGAGTCGTTCGTGTTAAACTGCAGCAACACGGCTGTCTGAAAAGTGGACGTCTGAAACTGCAACTTCTGCGAAAGGTAATTTGTCTTGACCTCGTTCTTACTGAGTTGCCAAAGCCAGATCAACTTTCGACCCTGATGTTTCACCGAATAGTAGCGCTGGAAGCGCTCGTACGTGGGCAGCAACTCGGTCGGAATCGAAAACTCCGTCGTAGGCGCCTGCAACGGCCACGAACTCCTCCCGAGAACCAACGAATAAAAGTCCACATCTAGCTCCGTCTTATCATAATGATTCGCCATCGTGTCCTTGAAGTGATCGTTAAGCTCCTTGCTCAGACCCATGTCCGTAAACATTGTTTGAAGTTTTTTCGTGTACTCCACTCCACACACCTCCTTGAGTCTCGAAATCATACTCGCTTCAGCGTCGTCTGATGCAGACGCGAAATTGACCAGACGCTTGGCAAGCATCTTGGAGTAGAACTTCTGGAAGACGTCCTTGTCCTCAATGTACTTgaacaccaccatcacatCTGCCAGAGCCTCCTCGAGCGAGTTCTCGGCCGTAGCCTTGTTGGACTTTTTCAGCAGTGCATCCgcgtgcttggcgagcagctcaggCGATTTCGAAGTCGAAGCGCCAGTCGCCTTGTTGCGGTTAGCAAAGTCGCGACAAGCTTTGTCGAGTGCGGCCAGGAATCCTGCTTCGCCACGGAACGCGACGTTGACCGTGTTGAGGTTGCTCTGGTGCGTTTTAAGCAGTGCAGACACGTACGCGCCTGGGTCCAGAGAATCACTCGCTGCAGGAGCCGCAGCTGTAGCAGCCGAAGAACCTGCAGCGCCGTTAGTAGCAGCACCAGTATCAGCGCTACCAACATCGCCACCACCCATCACTTTTTCGACGGCAGAATGTCCGACACGCTTGACGTGTTCTTCGAATTTCCGTCGCAGCGGCTCGAGGCCTTCAGGGATGCGCGAGAGGAGTGTGTAGATGCGGTACAGATCGTCCGCCTggtccgagtcgagcagctcttgAAACTCGTCCCAGAGCATCGCCGAGTGACGGCGTACCAGCACGTTGTCGCAAGTGGGCACGAGTTTGGTACGCGTAGAGGCATGCAGATAAAGCTCGACACggtcctcttcctccttgAGTCGGGTCTCGGCCTTCTTCATGTAATCCGTAGCCGCATTTTGAGATACAAAGGCATCGGATTCGGTGATATAGTAAATCTCGGTAGCCTCGATGAAAGGCTTTTCGAATTCTTGGCGGTACACATCCAGGTTCTGACGGTTGGTATCCGACTCGTCGAGGCCGAGCGAAACAAGTGAGTCCACGACCTTCTTGACGAGCGAAGCTTCGATGATTTCACCATTTCGCTGCTTTTCGATTTGCTTGAGCAGAGCCTGCACCAGGCGGCCCTTCTGCTGAATGTAGCGGAACATGTGCTCTTTCCACTGCACGAGCGCCAAGATGTAGACTGTGTAGACGTACTTATGGCCCTCGTCCTTCTCGCGCTTGACCCAGTAGCGATTGAGGTATGCAAACAGGCGGTGAACAAAGTTGGCGCCGGTCGTGTAGCGGTCCCACTCGGTAGCATAGTAGCGGAGCAGTGCCTCTTCCGAGAGGCCGTCAGAGTCGGTGCGCACCTGTTCAAGATGTGTGCGGAAGTAGACAGTCAAGTGGTTGTAAAGTTCAGCGCCGACGAGGGCGGTGCCACCTTTTGAGCCAAAAGGTCCGGAGGAACGGCCGAGcgccgtcgacgaggaagcgagcgaaGATGAGGTGAAATGGTTGTAGGCGACAGTGTAGAGCTCCATGTAGCGTGGATACGTCATGCCTTCCTTCAGACGGGTCATCATGAGATCAATGCCTGGCTCAAGGAAAGCCCATGTGGCGTTTGCATCGTGCACAGCAGGTAGACGGCTACCTCCAGCTGCTGTGGCGGAGGGCCCTGAGGAAGTGAATCCCGACCCTGACATCCTGACAAGCGGTGATCGTTGCTCTTCCACCAAGGACGGAATTGCACACCGGGCGATTTGGTGGCAGAAGGGCAGACTTGATCGCACCAAATTTACACTGTGGTCCGAGTTAAGGCGGCTTCCTGACGAGGAACGTTGGTGAACCTTGGGCGGCGAAGCTCGGGTCGCAAATCAGCTGCCCTCCCTGGACTCGCACGAGGATGCTAGCGGATATGGCGGTAAGGTCGACTAGGGATCGACGACAATGCAAAAAGGGCTGAGTCAAATGACGAAGAGTTGTGACGTCGCGGAAGGAATGAGCATAGTTACGAgtgacactcgtgactcgggACTAGTGCaataattcgtgattgtgaatgaGCTTGGCCTGAACGCGTAGTgctcgtgattcacgattcacgattgtgattgcaGCAGGCGGTACCAAGATACGACGTGACGATCAAAGTTGACTGCGCTGTGCTGCCGCGCACTTTGGCTCTTTGGTGCCGTTTTCGCAAGTGCCGCTGTCGCCTGAGCTGTCTTAAAGCCGTGATCGGGTGAGAAttggaatcgtgaatcatgacGAGCCTGCCTCCACATCCACCGTTTTTTGAGATCTGGCAGCAtgcgtcgtgcgtggtgcCTCGTTCAACCAGCTTCAACCTGCCGGTCTAACACTTCCACAACGAGCTTGTGGCTGGTGGCCTTGGCCCAACCCAcaaccattcacgattcacgatggtgcacttcacgattcgtaatttgTGATTAGTGGTTCAGATATATACGTGATAAGCAAAGGAATGGAACAAGCTATTCACGGTTGCAAAAAGTGGTGTCAAGATTACACAACGCACGAACAATGTACAAACATCAGGCTAGTGATGACAAGCGAGTAGATTTAGTACAAAGTGTGGTCGGGCAGGCTGTGGCTGAGGAGCACGTTCCTCAGAGTTTGATTCCAGTCCAGATGGTCGCAACACCAAAGGTGAGATCCTCCCAGGCACCGGCGACATCTTCGCTTCCTGCCGCACTTCCAGACTCTGCAGGGAAGCCGAGAtttgttgctgttggcgaACCAGGCAGGTGGAAGCCGGCATCCTTCATCATCCTTGCAAACTGAGGCTGCGTCGGGAAGCGCTCAATCGACTCAACTAGGTATTGGTACGAAGCACGGTCGCCCGCCAGCATCTGGCCCAGCGGAGGAAGCACGTTAAAGCTGTACTGCTTGTACGCCTCTGCCAGGAAGGGAATGTTCACTTTACCGAACTCGAGACAGCTGAAGACCCCTCCCGGCTTGAGGACACGGTAGGCTTGTCGAAGAACCTCGTCGATGTGGGTGCAGTTGCGGATACCGAATGCGATGGTGTACAGATCGATCGACTCATCCGGAATGGGCTTGCTCTCCAGTGGAGGAAGATAGGGATGTTTGCTGTTGGGACCTCGCACGGGTTCGGCAGGCACTGACATGCTAGAATCGAGCTGTTCAGCGTTGCCCAGCTGGAAGCTGACTTGTGGGCCGCCCCAGTACATGGTCTGCTTGAACCGCTTTTGGCCCTCTTTGAGCATGCTCGGGTTGATGTCTAGGACTGTTACGTGCGTCTCGCGGTCAAAGTGCTTGGTCCTGGCGTGATCGAGAATGCGCAGAGCGATATCGCCGGTGCCTCCGGCTACATCGAGAACCTTGATGCCGCCACGTgggtcgagcttggacaCAAAGTGATCCTTCCACAGTCGATGGATACCCAATGACATGGCATCGTTCATTACGTCGTACTTGGACGCTACCGAGGAGAAGACCGAGGCTACCATCGACTCCTTTTCCTCTTCGGCCACCGTCTTGAAACCGAAATGCGTCTGCTTGTGGTCCGATGCTGATCCATCCATTCCAAAGGTTGCAGCAGGCCTTGAAGAGGAGAACGCGttggtggacgaggtggaggcaGAGGAAGCATCGTTCTGGTGTGGCGAGAAAGAGCCCGTGGGTGGTCGATCGGATCTGTTGTAGGGGGTGGAAGCAAACGTGCGCGAGGATGTAGCAACTGACTGACGGGGGGCGCTGGAGGCAGCCGACAGTGTCGACCTAAGCGCGGAAAGTGTGTATCTTTGAGCGACCATTTCGACGATCTGTGAAGCGGGAAACAGCGAGCACTACAAAGACCAGTTGGTGTAAGGCTGGAACCAGACGATGCCGCTGGtcacaatcatgaatgttGGCATCTGCCTACGAATCTGGAAGGCGGAGCtgtgtctcgtgtctggcGCTTTGGCAATCTTCTCGTTTGGCGAAAAAGCGCAGCCAACAGTCACGGTGTTGAATGGTGAGAAACGTGaaatactcgtgacttaaCTTACAATTTCCTCCCTTAGCATTCCATCTCccgattcgcgatttgcGTTTTGCCGATTCGCCCATCTGAACCGAAACCAGGGTGCGTAAAAGTTGACTGTgtgcactcgtgactttgtgCTTCGTGATCACAAAGGCTGAGTGTCGGATCTTCCAAAGCACAAAGGAATGGTTAACGGGGAACTTCAACTCGTAACTTGTTACCTTGCGGCATCTTCGACACAGTTGGCCTGCTTAAGTGATCCTTGCACCGTCCCATTCTCATTCCGAACCGATCAAAGACATTGTCAAGCACGGCACGGAGCGCTCGATTCCTTACACAGTCCTTCTCCGCGTTGCTGTCATTGACAGCTGCTGACACACACAGCTCGTCCTCTGGCGGCTCCCATCCAACCATCCTTAATCTCAATCCGAGGCAGTCACCATCGTCACTTCTTACACCAAAGCATCCATCAACGCTCGACGGAACCAAACATGCCGGCATTCTTGTACACGGAGGCCGAGGCATCCGAAACCGAAGCCAAACATTTACTATTGCGTCAGGTTGCCAAGGATGTCACAGTGCGTCTTTCAGAGCCGCTCAAGGTCGCAGAGAGCAGACTGCATACCAATTTGCTGTCCATATCTAATGCTACTGGTCTCGCTTTTGCTGCCACCAACTCAGGCTTCTCTGTGCTTCGACTCACCGACCTCAGATCCTTCTTTACCTCGGCAGCACGCAACTCTACGCCAACGTTGGATCAACCCTTGCGCTCAATAGAGACCGCCGAGGCAATCTCCATTGCATCGCTGCCTACTTTCATCACTTCCGCCAACAATCACTCTGCCGTGCTCGTTGGATTCCAAAACGGTGTCATCGCAGCATGGTCCACCTCTGGCCTTGCTGATGGAACTAAGCTCGATCCGCTCTTTGTTCTTCAGCCTCCTTCTCCTGGCCTCCCTCTCATTGATCTGGCTCCCAACCCCTCTGATCGCCCCGAACTTGCCGTCGCACTCTACCGTCACGCTGGCACGCCAGGTATTGACTCAGGTACACCCATCATGCTGAACCTCAACACGGGCTCTTTTGgtgctcagctcgacgccacaGGTTCTCGTGCTACCGCTATATGCTGGTCTGTCAAAGGAAAGCAGGTGGCTGTGGGACTCGAATCAGGTGAAATCGTTCAAGTCACCCCAGAAGGTGAACCAAAGGATCGCATAGCCAAGCCAGAATCTCTCCAAGCATCCTATTATGTTACCGACCTCCGCTGGCTCGAAAATCACGTCTTTATCGCAACCTACAACCTTCCCTCCTCGGGTTCAACCGACGATGACCCTGAGCATTCCTACGAAGTTTATACCATCCTCCGAGATGCTAAAGCTGCGCAGATCACACTGGCCAAGATGCCCATCGATCCCGCTCCGCCCTATGGTGACACCTCTCGACCCGGCACCcgctttgctgcttggctgaGGAACTGGGACCCCTCCAAGCATTTGGTGTTTGTTGCCAGTGGACCAAGTACAGACGTCGGTCTCatctcttgctcttccagCGATacaggcgctgctgcttggtccACtatcgagctcgaagagacCTCCAAACCCATCCTCCCCTTCTCTTCGGTCGACGAAACCTCCGACACTGCCCCTGTCGCTATCGATTTTGACCTCACGTCAACAGACGAGGTCGATGATCCGAATGCCGTGGCTCGGGGTGATGGCAAAACAAAGATGTCTGCCGTTCCCATTCTCTATGTCTACACCTCGGACGGTGTTTTGCTCGCCTACAATGTCATCAACACACAACAACCATTTCCAGGTATGGTGACGCCATCCACTACACCAGCACCCTCGGCAGTGGCATCCGCTTCTAgcacagctgcagcctcaATACAAGCACCCGCGCAAGCATCATCAACACCAGCTCAGTCATCACCTGCTTCATCGCCATTCGGCTCGGCCTCCGCCTTTGGTCAGCCTTCTGTGTTCGGTCAATCGTCCGCCTTCGGTTCCAAGTCTGCCTTTGCATCTTCGGCGACGCCGGCTTTTGGTCAGTCTTCAGCATTCGGATCCACTTCAGCCACCACTTCTCCGTCGCCGGCCTTTGGTggcgctgcttccaagcCTTCGagtggctttggctttggcgcaTTCAGCAGCGCGGCCAACAATGGTAAGCCCACATCCGCCTTTGGTTCGactggctttggcttcgtATCTGCTCCCACTGCCAATAAGGACGGCGCCAAGTCGAACACCACTTCCGTTGATGCGCCGAAGAATGACACGTCCGCCACGACTGCCAAAGCCCCAGCGTCTGCATTTGGTGCCAGCGCCTTTGGTGCAAAGCCGGCTGGCTCTGCGATTGGCTCCTCATCCCCCGCTCCCGTCTCAACCAGTACTGCCGCACCTTCCGCGTTTGGTTCTCCTGCGTTCGGACAAGCAGCGACAGGACCCGCTTTCGGCCAGTCTTCAGCATTCGGACAGACTTCAGCACCTGCTTTCGGTTCGTCGTCCGGCTTTGGCTCCACCTCTGCTTTTGGCTCTACCTCTGCCTTTGGTGCCAAATCCGCATTTGGCTCTGCACCGGTATCATTTTCATCGTTCGACTCAAAGACAGAcgcttcctcttcgacgAACTCTGGCTCCGCCTTCGGAGGCTTTGCCACCAAATCCGGCAACGGGTTTGAATCCTCTGCGAGCCCGTCTTCCACATCTGTCTTTGGAAATGGTGGCAAACTGGAAACCAAAAGCACCGATCCGCCAGCTGGTCTCTTTGGCTCAAATGCCCAGAAGTCTGCCCCCTCCCCTGCATCCGCCTTCGGCTCTTCAGCTTCGACATTCGGTCAAGGGTCCTTttctgcttttgctgcCAACAAAGCTGCAGAAGACAAGGACAAAGGCGCCAAAAACAGCGAACAAGTGTCAATTGCAAACGGCAAAGCTGGTACCAACAGCTTCTCGTTTGGAGGCCTCGGTGGCATGCTTGATAGCAGCAACGACTCAGCCGTGCTGTCGCGACCACCGTCGAAACCAGGTGCAGAGTCGGATCAGGA of the Mycosarcoma maydis chromosome 2, whole genome shotgun sequence genome contains:
- a CDS encoding putative SCF complex member Cullin 1, which produces MSGSGFTSSGPSATAAGGSRLPAVHDANATWAFLEPGIDLMMTRLKEGMTYPRYMELYTVAYNHFTSSSLASSSTALGRSSGPFGSKGGTALVGAELYNHLTVYFRTHLEQVRTDSDGLSEEALLRYYATEWDRYTTGANFVHRLFAYLNRYWVKREKDEGHKYVYTVYILALVQWKEHMFRYIQQKGRLVQALLKQIEKQRNGEIIEASLVKKVVDSLVSLGLDESDTNRQNLDVYRQEFEKPFIEATEIYYITESDAFVSQNAATDYMKKAETRLKEEEDRVELYLHASTRTKLVPTCDNVLVRRHSAMLWDEFQELLDSDQADDLYRIYTLLSRIPEGLEPLRRKFEEHVKRVGHSAVEKVMGGGDVGSADTGAATNGAAGSSAATAAAPAASDSLDPGAYVSALLKTHQSNLNTVNVAFRGEAGFLAALDKACRDFANRNKATGASTSKSPELLAKHADALLKKSNKATAENSLEEALADVMVVFKYIEDKDVFQKFYSKMLAKRLVNFASASDDAEASMISRLKEVCGVEYTKKLQTMFTDMGLSKELNDHFKDTMANHYDKTELDVDFYSLVLGRSSWPLQAPTTEFSIPTELLPTYERFQRYYSVKHQGRKLIWLWQLSKNEVKTNYLSQKLQFQTSTFQTAVLLQFNTNDSLTKTQLQQATGLNDATIKPVLGMLSKAKVLVTSSSDPEAYELNANFKSKKLRVNLNLPVKAEQKAESNDVLKTIDEDRRLLLQATIVRVMKSRKQLKHQALIQETVAQVSGRFNPRVSDIKKAIDQLIDKEYLERLEGSKDTYSYLA
- a CDS encoding putative ubiquinone biosynthesis, methyltransferase, yielding MVAQRYTLSALRSTLSAASSAPRQSVATSSRTFASTPYNRSDRPPTGSFSPHQNDASSASTSSTNAFSSSRPAATFGMDGSASDHKQTHFGFKTVAEEEKESMVASVFSSVASKYDVMNDAMSLGIHRLWKDHFVSKLDPRGGIKVLDVAGGTGDIALRILDHARTKHFDRETHVTVLDINPSMLKEGQKRFKQTMYWGGPQVSFQLGNAEQLDSSMSVPAEPVRGPNSKHPYLPPLESKPIPDESIDLYTIAFGIRNCTHIDEVLRQAYRVLKPGGVFSCLEFGKVNIPFLAEAYKQYSFNVLPPLGQMLAGDRASYQYLVESIERFPTQPQFARMMKDAGFHLPGSPTATNLGFPAESGSAAGSEDVAGAWEDLTFGVATIWTGIKL